The Desmonostoc muscorum LEGE 12446 genome includes a region encoding these proteins:
- a CDS encoding LLM class flavin-dependent oxidoreductase, with translation MSTKKPQLRLGAFLSSSGHHLASWRHPEAQADGGLNFQHYKRLAQTAERGKFDMIFFADGVAVRQRNQEPDVFSRNGKLVQFEPLTLLSALSVVTENIGLTATVSTTYNEPYHLARKFASLDHLSGGRAGWNLVTSATEAEALNFNREKHMEHTLRYERAREFVDVVTKLWDSWEDDAFLHDKESGIYFDPDKLHIPNHKGEHFSVRGPLNVARPIQGYPVIIQAGSSEDGKNLAAQTAEVIFTAQQTLAEAQAFYADVKGRLAQYGRSPDHLKIMPGVFPVIGKTEQEAKDKFDRIQELIDPVVGLNLLGSMIGGFDLSGYPLDGPLPDLPETNGGKSRQKLLIDLAQRENLTIRELYLWTAGARGHRQILGTPEQIADQLEDWFVNGGADGFNIMPPWLPGSLDEFVDLVVPELQRRGLFRTEYEAATLRENLGLPRPVNQFAKVGAREVAIA, from the coding sequence ATGAGTACGAAAAAACCTCAACTGAGATTGGGTGCATTTTTATCAAGCAGTGGTCATCATCTAGCCTCATGGCGGCATCCCGAAGCGCAGGCTGACGGTGGTTTGAACTTTCAGCATTACAAAAGGCTGGCACAGACGGCGGAACGCGGTAAGTTTGACATGATCTTTTTTGCTGACGGTGTGGCTGTCCGCCAACGCAATCAAGAACCTGACGTTTTTAGCCGTAATGGTAAACTCGTGCAGTTTGAACCCCTCACATTGTTGTCGGCTTTGTCTGTGGTTACAGAAAACATCGGTTTGACGGCGACAGTATCGACTACCTATAACGAGCCTTATCACCTTGCGCGTAAATTTGCGTCGCTAGATCATCTCAGTGGTGGTCGTGCCGGTTGGAATCTTGTCACCTCTGCCACTGAAGCGGAAGCGCTGAACTTCAATCGTGAAAAGCACATGGAACATACGCTACGCTATGAGCGTGCCCGTGAGTTTGTGGATGTGGTAACCAAGCTTTGGGATAGTTGGGAAGATGATGCTTTCCTCCATGACAAAGAGTCGGGTATTTACTTCGATCCAGATAAGTTACACATTCCCAACCACAAAGGTGAGCATTTTTCAGTGCGTGGTCCGTTGAATGTCGCCCGTCCCATCCAGGGTTATCCCGTGATTATTCAAGCTGGGTCATCTGAAGATGGTAAAAATTTGGCGGCTCAAACGGCGGAGGTAATTTTCACTGCTCAGCAGACCCTTGCAGAAGCCCAAGCATTTTATGCAGATGTGAAAGGAAGACTAGCTCAATATGGACGCTCCCCTGACCATCTGAAAATTATGCCTGGTGTGTTCCCCGTAATTGGGAAGACTGAGCAGGAAGCTAAAGACAAATTCGATCGCATTCAGGAATTAATCGATCCGGTGGTCGGCTTAAATTTGCTGGGATCGATGATTGGTGGATTTGACCTATCCGGCTATCCCTTGGACGGACCACTGCCAGATTTACCAGAGACAAATGGTGGCAAAAGTCGGCAAAAACTCTTGATTGATTTGGCTCAAAGAGAGAATTTAACGATTCGAGAACTGTATTTATGGACAGCTGGTGCGCGTGGGCATCGTCAGATTTTGGGCACACCAGAACAAATTGCCGACCAGTTAGAAGATTGGTTTGTGAATGGCGGGGCCGATGGATTCAATATTATGCCACCCTGGTTACCTGGAAGTTTAGATGAGTTTGTGGATTTGGTAGTTCCTGAACTGCAACGTCGGGGTCTGTTCCGTACAGAGTATGAAGCAGCAACTCTACGCGAGAATCTTGGTTTACCCCGTCCCGTAAATCAGTTTGCCAAAGTTGGCGCTCGTGAAGTGGCGATCGCTTAA
- a CDS encoding RNA recognition motif domain-containing protein: protein MSVYVGNLSYEVTEEGLNAVFAEYGSVKRVQLPTDRETGRVRGFGFVEMGTDAEETAAIDALDGAEWMGRDLKVNKAKPKEDRGSFGGGGNRGNNNFRNRY from the coding sequence ATGTCAGTTTATGTAGGGAATCTTTCTTACGAAGTTACAGAAGAAGGTTTGAATGCGGTGTTTGCAGAATATGGTTCTGTAAAGCGTGTTCAGCTACCTACCGACCGTGAAACAGGTCGTGTACGTGGCTTTGGTTTTGTGGAAATGGGCACAGATGCTGAAGAAACAGCTGCCATTGATGCTCTTGATGGTGCTGAGTGGATGGGACGTGACCTTAAAGTAAATAAGGCTAAGCCCAAAGAAGACAGAGGTTCCTTTGGTGGTGGTGGTAACCGGGGAAACAATAACTTCCGGAACCGTTACTAA
- a CDS encoding LLM class flavin-dependent oxidoreductase: MPVEFIGLIRTKPASELNSTTSTLGDDIIDPAYVREFAKAHEEADFDKVLIGYSSSSPDGLTVASFAAAATERLGFLIAHRPGFVAPTLAARKAATLDHFTNGRIAIHIITGGSDADQQKDGDWLDHDNRYRRTDEYLEILRRTWTSDTPFDYEGEFYRVKDAFSAIKPLQKPHIPLYFGGASSPAVKVGAKHSDVYALWGEPIAAVKERIAEVRAALPPDRSIRFSVSLRPILGATEQEAWEKAHSILAKIQELRGGGKTSPTARPQAVGSQRLLDFAAKNEVYDKRLWTPIAAATGAAGNTTALVGTPEQVAEALVDYYDAGVTTLLIRGFDPLEDAIAYGRDVIPLVRKEVARRDRQVVAAKS; the protein is encoded by the coding sequence ATGCCAGTCGAGTTTATTGGATTAATCCGGACAAAACCTGCTTCCGAATTAAATAGTACAACAAGTACTCTGGGCGATGACATTATCGATCCGGCTTATGTTCGTGAATTTGCTAAAGCCCATGAAGAAGCAGACTTTGATAAAGTATTAATTGGCTATAGTTCTAGTAGCCCTGATGGTTTGACTGTTGCGAGTTTTGCCGCAGCTGCAACCGAGCGATTGGGCTTTTTGATTGCCCACAGACCGGGCTTTGTCGCACCAACTTTAGCAGCCCGCAAGGCAGCTACCCTTGACCATTTCACCAACGGTCGCATAGCAATACATATCATTACGGGCGGTAGCGATGCCGATCAACAAAAAGATGGTGACTGGTTAGATCATGATAACCGCTACCGCCGCACTGATGAATATTTAGAAATCCTTCGTCGCACCTGGACAAGTGACACTCCCTTTGATTACGAAGGCGAATTCTACCGCGTCAAGGATGCTTTCTCTGCAATCAAGCCCCTACAAAAACCCCATATCCCGCTTTACTTTGGTGGTGCATCCAGCCCAGCGGTGAAAGTGGGAGCAAAACACAGTGATGTTTACGCCTTGTGGGGTGAACCAATTGCCGCAGTCAAAGAACGCATTGCTGAAGTTCGTGCTGCCTTACCGCCCGATCGCTCTATTCGTTTCAGCGTGTCCCTGCGACCGATCCTTGGCGCTACAGAACAAGAAGCTTGGGAAAAGGCGCATAGCATTTTGGCAAAGATTCAAGAGTTACGAGGAGGGGGGAAAACATCTCCCACAGCTAGACCCCAGGCAGTAGGTTCACAACGCCTGCTGGATTTTGCAGCCAAAAACGAAGTTTACGATAAGCGTCTATGGACACCGATCGCAGCAGCTACAGGTGCAGCTGGTAACACCACAGCGTTAGTAGGTACACCAGAACAAGTTGCAGAAGCCTTAGTTGATTACTATGATGCAGGTGTAACTACCTTGTTGATTCGGGGCTTCGATCCTTTGGAAGATGCGATCGCTTATGGCCGTGATGTCATTCCTTTAGTACGAAAAGAAGTCGCACGGCGAGATCGGCAAGTAGTTGCAGCCAAAAGTTAA